A window of Candidatus Fermentibacter sp. genomic DNA:
GGACAGGGCGTCGGTCTTCGCCTGCGCCTTCCTGGCCGTGGCACTGCCGTGGTTCCTCCGCAACGCCGATGCTTTCGGATCGCCCCTCTACTCCCAGAACGGCCAGTTCCTCCTCAACGAGAATCACTGGGCGGCCTGGGAGGTGCGCGACACGGCGCCGGGCCCTTCGGACATGCTCAGACACGGCGGCGTCCCTGCCGTGGCCCGGGCCCTGGGCGCAGGGGTGTTCAGGGTGATCGAGCCCCTGACGATCGGCACCCTGCACAGGGGCGAGGTGTTCGGCTGGCCTCCGCTAGTCCTCTTCACCGCATGCGCCCTGCTCGCGCTTCGCAGGCGCGGGACCAGGAGGCTGATGGTGCTCCCGGCCTTCGCCTCCGTCCCCATGGCAGCGAGCCTCGTGCTGCACGAGCATGCCGCCAGGTACCTGCTGTTCCTGACTACGGTCGTGATCTGCCTGGGGATCGCCGGTGCAGTGGAGATGACCGGCACCCTCGGACCCGGCCGCCGGTGGCGGACCGCCCTGGCGGCCCTGGCCGCGCTGCTGCTGGTCCGCCCTGCGGCGGCCCTCCTGGGGAGCGACACGCGTGCCCGCGCCGCCGAGGCGGCGGAGATGTCCCGGTGGATAACGGAGAACACGGAGCCGGACGACTGGGTCGTCACGTTCCCCGGCGTAGAGCTGATGATCTGGGATTACAGGAGACCGACCCTCACGATGCCCAACGACTACGAGATGCTGCTCTGGCCGTGCCTCGAGGAGCACGGCGTGCGCTACGTGGTGGTCGATCCCGACCTGCCCGCGATGCGCCCGCGCCTCTCTTCGAGATGGAGGATGGCCC
This region includes:
- a CDS encoding glycosyltransferase family 39 protein, producing the protein MLEISKRNEVLAAAVILALAALVRTGVAARNPMPAGDGVASELEMARNLLDGRGWSTQRKWTLYDPSTASLRPEGNRQPAMSTLLALAFLTAGVSFRTAQAVSMLLGIGALLAAWWWARRTFGRAAALASLAWLSLDPAMVWFSTQPDSLLLFTALFFVILAGFSGSEPTIRISVLAGLLSGVSYLARTQGLVLGMSLGLWVLLRGGRGRLDRASVFACAFLAVALPWFLRNADAFGSPLYSQNGQFLLNENHWAAWEVRDTAPGPSDMLRHGGVPAVARALGAGVFRVIEPLTIGTLHRGEVFGWPPLVLFTACALLALRRRGTRRLMVLPAFASVPMAASLVLHEHAARYLLFLTTVVICLGIAGAVEMTGTLGPGRRWRTALAALAALLLVRPAAALLGSDTRARAAEAAEMSRWITENTEPDDWVVTFPGVELMIWDYRRPTLTMPNDYEMLLWPCLEEHGVRYVVVDPDLPAMRPRLSSRWRMAPDGSGWEVVDPPPFLTEVHRSRSGRTLVYEWTGSVPEGFMYEENLPRDNCRALPPG